A window of Nitrospinota bacterium contains these coding sequences:
- the rpsL gene encoding 30S ribosomal protein S12, which yields MPTINQLVRSGRKTPIKKTASPALKSCPQKRGVCVRVYTSTPKKPNSALRKVARVRLTNGMEVTTYIPGVGHNLQEHSIVVIRGGRVKDLPGVRYHVVRGLLDTLGVESRKQSRSKYGTKRPKAS from the coding sequence TTGCCTACAATCAATCAACTAGTCCGGTCGGGCCGAAAGACGCCGATCAAGAAAACCGCGAGCCCGGCCTTGAAGTCATGTCCTCAGAAGAGAGGCGTGTGTGTGAGGGTTTATACCTCCACTCCCAAAAAGCCAAATTCAGCATTGCGGAAGGTTGCTCGAGTTCGCTTGACGAATGGTATGGAAGTGACTACTTATATCCCCGGTGTGGGGCATAATTTGCAGGAGCATTCCATAGTTGTGATTCGGGGAGGTCGTGTGAAAGATCTTCCCGGGGTCCGTTATCATGTTGTGAGGGGATTGCTCGACACCTTGGGTGTGGAGAGTCGGAAGCAGAGTCGATCCAAGTACGGAACTAAAAGGCCGAAAGCCTCTTAA
- the rpoC gene encoding DNA-directed RNA polymerase subunit beta': MFDAMRIRLASPEKIRSWSYGEVKKPETINYRTFKPERDGLFCAKIFGPVKDWECNCGKYKRMKHKGVVCEKCGVEVILSKVRRERMGHIELASPVAHIWYFKGLPSRLGHILDISLKDLERIIYFENYVVIDPGDSDLKEGQLLTEEEYRENELEFADTFKASIGAEGVLDLLKQINLEELAVTLKEDMLTTKSVMNKRKYAKRLKIVEAFRKSGNKPEWMILKIIPVIPPELRPLVPLDGGRFATSDLNDLYRRVINRNNRLKRLQELKAPQIIIRNEKRMLQEAVSALFDNGRRGRTLRGTNKRPLKSLSDMLKGKQGRFRQNLLGKRVDYSGRSVIVVGPELKFHQCGLPKKMALELFKPFIFNRLEQKGYAATIKTAKKMVEQERSEVWEVLEEVVQDHPILLNRAPTLHRLGIQAFMPILIEGKAIQLHPLVCTAFNADFDGDQMAVHVPLSMEARVECKLLLMSSNNILSPSNGRPIAVPSQDIVLGCYYMTKIRGGMKGEGKVFSSPKEVITAYDHDALDLQARILVRIDKELVQTTTGRVIMGEILPKGMPFSVVNRLLDKKSLSDLISQTFLRMGREKTVILLDGVKSLGFKYATEAGLTISMDQMRIPQAKNKLVSQTNEEVLKVYNQYRDGLITNGERYNKVIDIWAHVTEKVSEEMFRELEEEDEKIGSGEMDKNFNSIFIMADSGARGSAQQLRQLAGMRGLMAKPSGEIIETPITANFREGLSVIQYFISTHGARKGLADTALKTANSGYLTRRLVDVAQDIIIQEDDCGTMKGALVSSLVEAGEIIQPLNERILGRTTLEDVIDPFTNEVLMSANELLDEAKVEAIDNAGIESVWIRSCLTCESTHGICIKCYGRNMATLDWAEVGEPVGVIAAQSIGEPGTQLTMRTFHIGGTASRVVEQTTLSAKRSGVARYKGLRTIKNNRGDIIVMNRNGHLIIQDENGREKEKYSVVYGAKLKVIDGQEVQKSQTLVEWDPYTNSILTEVDGTIAFGDIIEGLTMKEDFDEITGLSTKVIVSHRDEKKQPRISIKDAQGETVRRYLLPAGANVHVHEGDTVNAGDVIVKIPRESAKTKDITGGLPRVAELFEARKPHEQATISEISGKVKFGGFVKGMRKVIIVSESGEECEYLIPRGKHINVHEDDEVVAGEALMDGASNPHDILRVLGEKELQNYLVNEVQEVYRLQGVAINDKHIEVIVRQMLRHLVVEDPGETDFLVGEQVTKKIFNKANQEAIKNKKKPAKGVAVLLGITKSSLSTESFISAASFQETTRVLTEVSVSGKRDNLQGLKENVIMGRLIPAGTGCAAYMGIRIEEPEIEEAEKKIEEIPLEVE, translated from the coding sequence ATGTTTGACGCTATGCGCATTCGCCTGGCGTCACCCGAGAAAATTCGTTCCTGGTCGTATGGAGAAGTAAAGAAGCCCGAAACCATCAACTATCGGACATTCAAGCCTGAGAGGGATGGGCTGTTCTGCGCGAAAATATTTGGCCCGGTCAAGGACTGGGAATGCAACTGCGGCAAGTACAAGCGCATGAAGCACAAAGGCGTGGTTTGTGAAAAATGTGGCGTGGAAGTTATCCTGTCAAAAGTTCGCAGGGAGCGGATGGGCCATATTGAGCTTGCCAGCCCAGTGGCTCATATCTGGTACTTCAAAGGTCTGCCCAGCCGTTTGGGACACATTCTCGATATCAGCCTGAAAGATCTGGAAAGGATCATCTACTTCGAAAACTATGTGGTGATCGATCCCGGTGATTCGGATCTCAAAGAGGGGCAGTTGCTGACGGAGGAGGAGTATCGTGAAAATGAACTCGAATTTGCTGATACCTTTAAAGCCAGTATTGGGGCCGAAGGTGTTCTGGATCTATTGAAACAGATCAATTTGGAAGAATTGGCGGTCACCCTCAAAGAAGACATGCTGACCACCAAGTCGGTCATGAACAAGAGAAAATACGCCAAGCGGCTGAAGATCGTCGAGGCCTTCCGAAAATCGGGGAACAAGCCGGAATGGATGATTCTAAAGATCATCCCGGTAATTCCACCGGAATTGCGACCCCTGGTGCCATTGGATGGCGGCAGGTTTGCCACATCGGACCTGAACGATCTTTATCGAAGAGTTATTAACAGAAACAACCGGCTGAAAAGGCTGCAGGAGCTGAAAGCCCCGCAGATCATCATTCGCAACGAAAAGCGCATGTTGCAGGAGGCGGTGTCTGCACTGTTCGACAACGGCAGACGCGGCAGAACCCTGCGTGGCACCAATAAGCGCCCCTTGAAATCCTTGAGCGATATGTTGAAGGGAAAGCAAGGTCGGTTCCGCCAGAATCTTCTCGGAAAACGAGTGGATTACTCAGGCCGGTCTGTTATCGTCGTGGGGCCGGAATTAAAATTTCATCAATGCGGTTTGCCTAAAAAAATGGCGCTGGAGCTGTTCAAGCCTTTTATTTTTAATCGGCTTGAGCAAAAGGGTTATGCCGCCACGATAAAAACAGCAAAAAAGATGGTCGAGCAGGAGCGTTCCGAAGTGTGGGAAGTTCTTGAGGAGGTAGTGCAGGATCATCCGATCCTTCTGAACCGCGCGCCCACGTTGCATCGTCTGGGAATACAGGCGTTCATGCCCATTCTCATAGAAGGCAAGGCGATACAGCTTCATCCTCTGGTTTGTACCGCTTTCAACGCCGATTTTGATGGCGATCAAATGGCAGTTCATGTCCCTTTGTCCATGGAGGCGAGGGTCGAATGTAAATTGCTGCTGATGTCGTCCAACAATATTTTGTCTCCGTCGAATGGTCGGCCCATTGCTGTGCCCTCTCAGGACATTGTTTTGGGATGTTATTACATGACCAAGATTCGTGGCGGAATGAAGGGAGAGGGAAAAGTCTTCTCGTCACCTAAAGAAGTGATTACCGCCTACGATCACGATGCGCTCGATCTTCAAGCCCGTATTCTGGTAAGAATTGACAAGGAACTGGTCCAGACCACGACTGGCCGTGTCATTATGGGAGAAATATTACCTAAGGGAATGCCGTTTTCTGTAGTGAACCGGCTGTTGGACAAGAAATCTCTTTCCGACCTGATTTCCCAGACCTTTCTGCGTATGGGCCGTGAAAAAACCGTGATCCTGCTTGATGGTGTTAAATCTCTGGGCTTTAAATACGCGACCGAGGCGGGTCTGACCATTTCGATGGACCAAATGCGCATCCCGCAGGCAAAAAACAAACTGGTCAGTCAGACCAATGAAGAGGTTCTCAAGGTATACAATCAATATCGCGACGGACTCATCACCAATGGTGAGCGCTACAATAAAGTTATCGATATCTGGGCGCATGTGACCGAAAAAGTATCTGAAGAAATGTTTCGGGAGCTGGAGGAAGAGGATGAAAAAATCGGATCCGGTGAAATGGATAAGAATTTCAACTCCATCTTTATCATGGCGGATTCGGGCGCCAGGGGAAGCGCACAACAGCTTCGTCAATTGGCGGGAATGCGCGGCCTGATGGCCAAGCCGTCTGGCGAAATCATTGAAACCCCTATTACAGCAAATTTCCGTGAAGGCTTGTCGGTGATCCAGTATTTTATTTCGACGCATGGAGCGCGAAAGGGACTGGCCGATACGGCGCTGAAAACCGCGAACTCAGGCTATTTGACCCGGCGTCTGGTGGATGTTGCCCAGGATATTATTATTCAGGAAGATGATTGCGGAACCATGAAAGGGGCGCTTGTGTCCTCCCTCGTAGAGGCGGGTGAGATCATCCAGCCCCTTAATGAGAGAATCCTTGGGCGTACGACTCTGGAAGATGTTATCGATCCTTTCACCAATGAAGTGCTGATGAGCGCAAATGAACTGCTCGATGAAGCCAAGGTAGAGGCCATTGATAATGCTGGCATTGAAAGCGTTTGGATCCGCTCTTGTCTCACCTGCGAATCAACACACGGAATCTGCATTAAATGTTACGGCCGCAATATGGCGACACTGGACTGGGCGGAAGTGGGAGAGCCTGTAGGTGTTATCGCCGCGCAATCCATCGGCGAACCGGGAACTCAGCTCACCATGCGAACGTTCCATATCGGTGGAACTGCGAGCCGCGTGGTGGAGCAAACCACCCTGAGCGCCAAGAGGAGCGGGGTGGCCAGGTACAAGGGACTGCGCACCATCAAGAACAACCGGGGCGATATCATTGTTATGAATCGGAATGGGCACCTGATCATTCAGGATGAGAATGGTCGGGAAAAAGAAAAATATTCCGTGGTTTATGGAGCCAAGTTAAAAGTCATAGACGGCCAAGAAGTGCAGAAAAGTCAAACCCTGGTGGAATGGGATCCATACACCAATTCCATTCTAACGGAAGTAGATGGCACGATCGCCTTTGGAGATATCATAGAAGGCCTGACCATGAAAGAGGATTTCGATGAGATTACCGGTTTGTCCACCAAGGTCATCGTAAGCCACAGGGATGAAAAGAAACAACCGCGAATCTCAATCAAGGACGCGCAAGGTGAAACCGTCCGCAGGTACCTTCTTCCAGCAGGGGCGAACGTCCATGTTCACGAAGGGGATACGGTCAATGCCGGCGATGTTATCGTCAAGATACCTCGGGAATCGGCTAAGACAAAGGATATTACTGGCGGGCTTCCTCGGGTAGCCGAGTTGTTTGAGGCCAGAAAGCCGCATGAGCAGGCCACGATCTCGGAAATTTCGGGAAAGGTAAAGTTTGGTGGTTTTGTCAAGGGAATGAGGAAAGTCATTATCGTGAGCGAATCCGGTGAGGAATGCGAGTACCTGATTCCCCGTGGAAAGCACATCAATGTCCATGAGGACGACGAAGTGGTTGCAGGTGAAGCCCTGATGGATGGAGCCTCTAACCCGCATGACATTCTGAGGGTATTGGGAGAAAAGGAACTGCAGAATTACCTCGTTAACGAAGTTCAGGAGGTTTATCGATTGCAGGGTGTTGCCATCAACGACAAGCATATTGAAGTTATCGTCCGCCAGATGCTCAGGCATCTTGTTGTCGAGGATCCTGGTGAAACGGATTTCCTGGTGGGCGAGCAGGTGACCAAAAAAATATTCAATAAAGCAAACCAGGAAGCAATCAAGAATAAGAAGAAACCCGCTAAAGGCGTGGCGGTTCTCCTGGGGATCACAAAATCCTCTTTGAGTACCGAAAGTTTTATATCGGCGGCTTCCTTCCAGGAAACGACCCGGGTATTGACAGAGGTCAGTGTCAGCGGCAAGCGGGACAACCTGCAAGGGCTGAAAGAAAATGTCATTATGGGACGCCTGATTCCAGCGGGTACGGGATGCGCAGCCTATATGGGAATCCGCATTGAAGAACCGGAAATTGAAGAAGCCGAAAAGAAAATTGAAGAGATTCCTTTGGAAGTGGAATAA
- the rpoB gene encoding DNA-directed RNA polymerase subunit beta, giving the protein MPEKRSQREIGNLRKRHNFARIHVIDEIPNLIEIQKKSFESFVQWDVAPDKREVKGLEEVFQDVFPIADLNINARLEYVGLEIGLWECGCGEFKELGGPGVVCQKCGQEVAYKEKHKLSECRQKGLTYADPIKIMVRLVLYDRERIDVTPKVLEGLLGRFVVEDVRITEKGKAIVPARTLITEEVVQKLLDQKIPQITVNSIREVKEQKIFLGEMPMMGPTGTFLINGVERVIVSQMHRSPGAFFSHDKGKSHISGKVLFSARIIPDRGSWVDFEFDIKDILHVKIDRRRKLPATILLQAFGMGNKEILETFYTIEKVNISAKDSRFTMNSKNLLIGLKVLEDIIDPTTNNVILKANKKVTPAVAKKISRLAKSTKVEVDEEGLIGRFLFEEIVNKETGEIFADVNQPITVAVLEFLKENKFTEIQILRIDEDDTDTALRDTLAAGKIDSQEDAIREIYKRLRPGDPPTPEIAKSLFANLFSNPKRYNLSVVGRIKMNQKFGLDIPLDNRLLNLEDLKAVVKYILDLRNGIGQIDDIDHLGNRRVRAVGESLENQFRVGLVRMERAIIERMSIQDLEVSMPHDLINSKPVTAAIKEFYGSSQLSQFMDQTNPLSEVTHKRRLSALGPGGLTRERAGFEVRDVHPTHYGRICPIETPEGPNIGLIASLSTYARVNEYGFIETPYRKVEKGYAKSKIEFHTALVEDQFIIAQANAELDENKKFVNEIISARKGGDFILSPSDTVDYMDVSPKQLISVAASLIPFLENDDANRALMGSNMQRQAVPLLQAEAPLVGTGMEVMVAHDSGAVIIAENDGEVISADATRIVVRTQNKKKGSVKNKLSRLADSNVDIYTLSKYQRSNQNTCVNQKPLVVTGMKVKEGDVLADGPSTDRGELALGRNALVAFMPWDGYNFEDAIIVGERLVREDIYTSIHIEEFEVEARDTKQGKEEITRDISNVGEEALKNLDDSGIIRVGASVKANDILVGKVTPKGETQLSPEEKLLKAIFGEKAGDVRDTSLRVPPGVSGVVIDVKVFSRKGVDKDSRTLSIEEEEISRIEKDFNDEIRIVRSETEKGIINLLSGKPAAKAFTLGSHSFKKGDVISEEVLKGFRLKDLVKVSAKDVDVDQLKAIEGTCGDQVHILKTMMDDKITRLKKGDDLAPGVIKMVKVFMAMKRKLQVGDKMAGRHGNKGVVSKIVPEEDLPYMADGTPIELILNPLGVPSRMNVGQILETNLGMAAKATGKHMATPVFDGAKEEEIRALLKEGGCSETGKVTLYDGRSGNPFRQEVMVGYIYMLKLHHLVDDKIHARSTGPYSLVTQQPLGGKAQFGGQRLGEMEVWALEAYGAAYTLQEMLTVKSDDVEGRKRMYESIVKGDTNLNPSLPESFNVLVKELQSLAMDVELIESEK; this is encoded by the coding sequence ATGCCAGAAAAGCGTTCCCAAAGAGAGATTGGAAACCTTAGGAAAAGACACAATTTTGCCCGTATTCATGTAATCGATGAAATTCCCAACCTGATTGAAATTCAAAAGAAGTCCTTTGAATCTTTTGTTCAATGGGATGTTGCCCCTGACAAGCGAGAAGTCAAAGGCCTGGAAGAGGTTTTTCAGGATGTATTTCCTATCGCCGACTTGAATATAAATGCCCGCCTCGAGTATGTGGGGTTGGAGATTGGGTTGTGGGAGTGCGGTTGCGGAGAGTTTAAAGAGCTCGGCGGCCCTGGGGTGGTATGTCAGAAATGTGGGCAGGAAGTTGCCTACAAAGAAAAGCATAAGCTCAGCGAATGTCGTCAGAAGGGTTTGACATATGCGGACCCCATAAAAATTATGGTCCGGCTGGTTTTGTATGACAGGGAAAGAATTGACGTCACTCCGAAAGTTCTGGAGGGTCTGCTTGGGAGATTTGTTGTTGAGGATGTTAGGATTACCGAAAAGGGTAAGGCCATTGTCCCTGCGCGCACGCTAATTACTGAAGAAGTTGTTCAGAAGCTGTTGGATCAAAAAATTCCGCAGATCACCGTAAACTCTATCCGGGAAGTCAAGGAGCAGAAGATTTTTCTGGGTGAGATGCCGATGATGGGGCCGACCGGAACCTTTTTGATCAACGGCGTGGAACGTGTAATTGTGAGTCAGATGCACCGATCCCCTGGGGCTTTTTTCTCGCATGACAAGGGGAAATCGCATATCAGCGGGAAGGTTCTCTTTTCCGCGCGCATCATTCCAGATCGAGGTTCCTGGGTCGATTTCGAGTTCGATATCAAGGACATCCTGCATGTGAAGATCGACAGGCGTCGTAAGCTTCCGGCGACCATATTGCTGCAAGCCTTTGGCATGGGCAATAAGGAAATCCTGGAGACATTTTACACGATTGAAAAGGTCAATATTTCCGCCAAGGATTCCAGGTTTACAATGAACTCAAAAAACCTGTTGATTGGTTTGAAAGTTCTGGAAGATATCATTGATCCCACGACCAATAACGTTATCCTGAAGGCCAATAAAAAGGTAACGCCGGCGGTTGCCAAGAAAATTTCCCGGTTAGCCAAATCAACCAAAGTCGAAGTTGATGAAGAAGGGCTGATCGGTCGCTTTCTGTTTGAGGAGATTGTTAATAAGGAAACCGGGGAGATTTTTGCCGATGTCAATCAGCCGATTACGGTCGCTGTCCTCGAATTTTTAAAAGAGAATAAGTTTACCGAGATTCAAATTCTGCGTATCGATGAAGATGATACCGATACGGCGCTTCGTGACACCCTGGCTGCGGGAAAGATCGATTCGCAGGAAGATGCCATTCGTGAAATCTACAAGCGGTTGCGTCCTGGTGATCCGCCAACACCAGAAATAGCCAAATCTCTTTTCGCTAATTTATTTTCCAATCCCAAGCGCTACAACCTCTCGGTTGTGGGCCGCATCAAGATGAACCAGAAATTCGGCCTGGATATCCCATTGGATAACCGGTTGTTGAATTTAGAGGATCTCAAGGCGGTCGTGAAATATATTCTCGACTTGAGAAATGGAATCGGCCAGATAGATGATATTGACCATTTGGGCAATCGTCGGGTTCGTGCCGTCGGTGAATCGCTGGAGAACCAGTTTCGCGTGGGTTTGGTTCGGATGGAGCGGGCCATCATTGAGCGGATGTCTATTCAGGACCTGGAAGTTTCCATGCCGCATGACCTGATCAATTCGAAGCCAGTCACGGCAGCGATCAAGGAATTTTACGGCAGCAGTCAGTTGTCGCAATTTATGGATCAAACGAATCCGTTGTCCGAGGTCACCCACAAGCGGCGTCTGAGTGCACTGGGGCCGGGAGGCTTGACCCGGGAGCGAGCCGGGTTTGAGGTTCGGGATGTTCATCCGACGCATTATGGACGTATCTGTCCGATTGAAACGCCGGAGGGGCCTAATATCGGTTTGATCGCTTCTCTCAGCACCTATGCCAGGGTCAACGAGTACGGATTCATTGAAACCCCATATCGAAAAGTTGAAAAAGGTTATGCCAAGAGCAAGATTGAATTTCACACCGCGTTGGTGGAAGATCAGTTTATCATCGCTCAGGCTAATGCCGAACTGGATGAAAATAAGAAGTTTGTTAATGAGATCATTTCGGCGCGTAAAGGTGGAGATTTTATTCTTTCGCCCAGTGACACTGTGGACTATATGGATGTGTCGCCCAAGCAGTTGATCAGTGTCGCCGCTTCACTCATTCCTTTTTTAGAGAACGACGATGCCAACCGCGCATTGATGGGTTCCAACATGCAGCGGCAGGCGGTGCCTTTGCTTCAGGCCGAGGCTCCTTTGGTGGGCACGGGAATGGAAGTGATGGTTGCGCACGACTCCGGCGCCGTGATTATTGCGGAAAATGATGGAGAAGTGATCAGTGCCGATGCGACCCGGATTGTGGTTCGCACGCAGAATAAGAAAAAGGGTTCTGTTAAAAACAAGCTCAGTCGCTTGGCCGACTCGAATGTGGATATCTATACCCTGAGTAAATATCAACGCTCAAATCAAAACACTTGTGTCAATCAAAAGCCGCTGGTCGTTACCGGTATGAAGGTTAAGGAAGGCGATGTTCTTGCCGACGGACCTTCAACGGATCGTGGCGAGTTGGCGCTGGGGCGAAATGCGCTGGTGGCATTCATGCCCTGGGATGGTTACAACTTTGAGGATGCGATCATTGTTGGCGAGCGATTGGTTCGGGAGGACATTTATACGTCCATTCATATTGAAGAGTTTGAAGTCGAAGCCCGGGACACCAAGCAGGGCAAAGAAGAAATCACCCGCGATATTTCCAACGTCGGTGAAGAGGCTCTCAAAAACCTGGACGACAGTGGCATCATCCGTGTTGGCGCCTCGGTCAAGGCAAACGATATCCTGGTTGGCAAGGTGACGCCAAAGGGCGAAACCCAACTCAGCCCGGAAGAGAAACTCCTCAAGGCTATTTTCGGTGAAAAGGCGGGGGATGTGCGCGACACCTCCCTGCGTGTGCCGCCGGGTGTTTCAGGGGTCGTAATAGATGTGAAAGTCTTTTCCCGTAAAGGCGTTGACAAGGATTCCCGGACGTTGTCCATTGAAGAAGAGGAAATCAGCCGCATTGAAAAAGATTTCAATGATGAAATTAGAATTGTCAGAAGCGAGACTGAAAAAGGGATCATCAATTTGCTATCTGGCAAGCCCGCCGCGAAAGCCTTTACCCTGGGCAGTCATAGTTTTAAAAAAGGCGATGTGATTTCTGAAGAGGTCTTGAAAGGATTCCGGCTTAAGGATCTGGTGAAAGTTTCCGCCAAAGATGTGGATGTGGACCAATTGAAGGCTATAGAAGGCACTTGTGGAGACCAGGTTCATATTCTTAAAACCATGATGGATGATAAAATTACCCGATTGAAAAAGGGTGATGATCTGGCGCCTGGAGTCATCAAGATGGTCAAGGTGTTCATGGCCATGAAGCGTAAATTGCAGGTCGGAGACAAGATGGCGGGGCGGCATGGAAACAAGGGTGTCGTGTCGAAAATCGTTCCCGAAGAAGATTTGCCCTATATGGCGGATGGCACGCCCATTGAGCTTATTTTGAATCCGCTCGGCGTTCCGTCGCGAATGAATGTGGGGCAGATTCTGGAAACAAACCTGGGTATGGCGGCGAAAGCAACAGGGAAGCACATGGCGACCCCGGTGTTTGATGGCGCCAAGGAAGAAGAAATCCGTGCCCTTCTTAAAGAGGGGGGTTGTTCCGAAACCGGAAAAGTGACCCTGTATGATGGGCGCTCAGGAAATCCCTTCCGCCAGGAAGTGATGGTGGGGTACATCTATATGCTCAAGCTTCACCACCTTGTGGATGATAAAATCCATGCGCGTTCTACAGGTCCGTACTCTCTTGTCACTCAGCAGCCCTTGGGAGGAAAGGCCCAGTTTGGCGGCCAGCGACTCGGGGAAATGGAGGTCTGGGCCCTGGAAGCCTACGGCGCGGCTTATACATTGCAGGAAATGTTGACGGTAAAATCCGACGATGTTGAAGGCCGTAAGCGCATGTATGAATCGATCGTAAAAGGTGACACCAATTTGAACCCCAGCTTGCCTGAATCGTTCAATGTTCTCGTCAAGGAGTTGCAGAGTCTGGCGATGGACGTGGAATTGATTGAATCCGAAAAATAA
- the rplL gene encoding 50S ribosomal protein L7/L12, with product MAVTKEEVVSFIDSMSVLEMSVFVKELEEKYGVTAAAPMMAMAAPAGGAAEAAEEKTEFDVILTAAGDKKIQVIKEVRAITSLGLKDAKDLVEGAPKPLKEGVKKEEAEEIKKKIEEAGGTVEIK from the coding sequence ATGGCCGTCACTAAAGAGGAAGTGGTTTCCTTTATTGATAGTATGAGCGTGTTGGAAATGTCAGTATTCGTGAAGGAATTGGAAGAAAAGTATGGAGTTACTGCCGCCGCCCCGATGATGGCAATGGCTGCTCCCGCAGGTGGTGCCGCTGAAGCTGCAGAGGAAAAAACGGAATTCGATGTCATTCTGACTGCTGCTGGAGATAAGAAGATTCAGGTGATTAAGGAAGTTCGGGCCATCACCAGCTTAGGGTTGAAGGATGCCAAGGATCTCGTGGAAGGTGCGCCTAAACCTCTTAAAGAAGGTGTTAAAAAAGAAGAGGCTGAGGAGATCAAGAAGAAAATCGAAGAAGCTGGCGGGACTGTTGAGATTAAATAA
- the rplJ gene encoding 50S ribosomal protein L10, producing the protein MANPAKQEAVKELNEVFQKATAAVLADYQGIDAPSIAELRSTMRSRSVEFRVIKNTLAKLAAKNTSFEGLEANFKGPVSLFLSFDDPIAPAKVLADCRKANAKKTPRVICGMVEGKVISADEVKALADLPSREQLLSQMLSVFQGPTTNFAGVFSSLLRKLVGTLDAVREKKSSN; encoded by the coding sequence GTGGCAAATCCAGCGAAGCAGGAAGCGGTAAAAGAATTAAATGAAGTGTTCCAGAAGGCGACGGCTGCTGTTCTGGCGGATTACCAGGGGATCGACGCTCCCAGTATTGCCGAATTGCGATCAACCATGCGTAGCCGTTCCGTCGAGTTTCGAGTCATAAAGAATACCTTGGCAAAACTTGCGGCGAAGAATACATCTTTCGAGGGGCTTGAAGCAAATTTTAAGGGCCCGGTTTCTCTATTTCTGAGTTTCGATGATCCTATCGCTCCTGCGAAAGTTCTGGCGGACTGTAGAAAAGCAAACGCAAAAAAAACACCGAGGGTGATTTGCGGTATGGTGGAAGGTAAGGTTATTTCCGCTGATGAAGTGAAGGCTCTGGCGGATCTGCCTTCGAGGGAGCAGTTGCTTTCGCAAATGCTCTCAGTGTTTCAAGGGCCCACCACCAATTTTGCAGGTGTATTTAGTAGCCTGTTGAGAAAGCTTGTTGGAACTTTGGATGCCGTTCGCGAGAAAAAGTCATCGAATTGA
- the rplA gene encoding 50S ribosomal protein L1, with translation MAKQGKKFKEAVKQLDRLKKYELVEALGLVKNASFVKFNESVDVAVNLGVDPRKADQNIRGSVVLPKGTGKKFRVLVFAKGEKEAEARDAGAEFVGGEDMVEKILGGWLEFDRVVSTPDMMGQVGKLGKVLGPRGMMPNPKTGTVTFDVKKAIEEIQAGKVDFRVDKGGIVHAPLGKVGFSVEDLAENYQALMATLVKMKPSSSKGHYVKGVSVSATMGVGVKVAYVS, from the coding sequence ATGGCGAAGCAGGGAAAAAAATTTAAGGAAGCAGTAAAGCAGTTAGACCGCTTGAAAAAATATGAGTTGGTCGAGGCTTTAGGGTTGGTTAAAAATGCTAGTTTTGTGAAGTTTAACGAATCCGTGGATGTGGCGGTCAATCTCGGGGTAGACCCGCGAAAGGCTGACCAGAATATTCGTGGCAGTGTAGTGCTTCCCAAGGGAACCGGAAAGAAATTCAGGGTTTTGGTTTTTGCTAAAGGCGAAAAGGAAGCAGAGGCCAGGGATGCAGGTGCAGAATTCGTTGGCGGTGAGGATATGGTGGAAAAAATCCTGGGAGGCTGGTTGGAATTCGACCGCGTTGTCTCCACTCCGGACATGATGGGTCAGGTGGGTAAGTTGGGGAAGGTTCTGGGTCCCCGTGGAATGATGCCGAATCCTAAAACCGGTACTGTGACGTTTGATGTAAAGAAGGCGATTGAGGAGATTCAGGCTGGAAAGGTTGATTTTCGTGTTGATAAGGGAGGCATCGTTCATGCTCCTCTGGGTAAAGTGGGTTTTTCTGTTGAGGATCTCGCTGAAAACTACCAGGCGCTCATGGCAACCCTTGTTAAGATGAAGCCTTCGTCCAGTAAGGGGCATTATGTGAAGGGTGTATCGGTGTCTGCGACTATGGGCGTCGGGGTCAAGGTGGCTTACGTTTCTTAG